TGGCAGGTACCTGCTACGTGCTTACAGGCGCAACGAGTTTGAAGGTGTGGTAGAAGGATATGTGCTGGAAACAGGTGTAGGCTTTGCAGTTAATGTTGATTACAATCGCTTCAAAGAAATATTTGAAAGGAGAAGAGACAGGCGCGCAATGGCACGTGAGAGAAGACGTGAGAGATTAGAACACAGAAACACCCCGGCGCCTGAGCAACCTGCAAATCCACAAGGTAGCAGCAGCACAAAGTCTGAAGCTGCGCTAGATACTTCACGTAAAGATGAAAATGAAAACTAACAGCAATAGTTACATACATGTACTGGCGTTATTGCTACTGGTGTCAGTGGCTGTGGGCTGTAGTACCACAAAAACGGTCCCGGATAATGATGCACTGTACACCGGAGCTACAGTAAAAATAGAGGAGACAGAAGTACCAGCGAAACAGCGGAAGGCTCTTCGCAACAGTCTTTCCGGCCTTACAAGGCCTAAGCCTAATTCAAAGGTGTTAGGAATGCCTATCAAGCTTTGGATCTATAATATGGGTAGCGAAAAAGGTATTGGCGGGTGGTTACGCCGCAAGTTCGGTGAGCCTCCTGTGCTGCTCAGCCAGTTGAGCCTCGACAGGAATGTAGAGGTGCTGAATAGTTACATGGAGAACCGCGGATTTTTTCATGTAAGAGTAAGCGGGGATACAACTGTAAAGAATAAAAAAGCAAGTGCCACATACGGCGTTGTTACAGGTCCTGAATATCAGGTAAGAAATATCACCTTCCCTCCTGATTCGGGTGCATTGGGTGATGCTATCCGGGGCACTAAAGAAAGATCACTTTTAAAAGGAGATGTACCCTTTAACCTGGACCTGATAAAAGGTGAGCGAACAAGGATAGATGTGGCACTGAAAGAACAAGGATTTTATTACTTTAATGAAGATTACCTGCTGATAGAAGCAGATACTACGGTTGGCGGTAACAAAGTTGACCTATACCTGAGAGTTAAGCCTGAAACAGCTCCCGAGGCTAGAAACATTTATAGGATCAATGATGTATTTATTTACTCTAACTACAACTTAACCACAGCCGCAACCGATACAGTGCTGAGGCATGCAGATAAGCACGCAGGTTATTATGTAGTTGACTCCGGAAAGATTTTCAAGCCACAGGTGTTTGAGCAAATGATGCAGTTTGAGCCGGGTGATATTTACAGCCGTAAAGACCATAATACAACTCTTAGAAGGCTGATAAACCTGGGTACCTATAAGTTTGTAAAAAACAGGTTTTCCCCGTTGATAGACTCCGGCAGGCATATGTTGAACTCGTATTACTACCTGACGCCGCTTCCTAAGAAATCATTACGGGCAGAATTACGTGGTACTTCTAAAACAAATAACCTTACCGGTTCGGAAATAACAGTGGGCTGGCGCAACAGGAATGCTTTCAGGGGCGCTGAACAGCTGATGGTGAATTTATTTGCGGGTTCTGAAGTACAAATAAGCGGAAACTTTGGCCGGTCAAATACTTTTAGAGTGGGTGGCGATGTTACTTTAAGCATACCTCGATTTGTTATTCCATTTCTTGATGTACGAGGACCAGGAGAATTTGTCCCACGTACAAACATTACGGCAGGCTATGAATTGCTGAACAGGTCGGCGCTATATACTCTTAACAGCATCCGTGGTAACTATGGATATACCTGGAGAGAAAGTATTCAGAAAGAACACCAGTTAAATCCTATTTCTATCAATTATGTAAAGCCGCTAAATGTAACAGCCGAGTACGCTAATAGAATGCAGCAAAATCCAACATTGGCGCGTATCGTAGAGCAACAATTTATCCTTGGCTCTACTTACAACTACAATTACAACCAGCTTGCTAATTCTACCAACAGAACTGGGATATTCTTCAATGGCTTGTTGGATGTAGCGGGTAATGTTATGGGTTTAGCCACAGGCGCAAACTGGAAGACCAATGATACTGCGACTCTCTTTGGAACACGATTTTCACAATATTTAAAAACTGAACTGGATGCGCGGTACTACAGGCAGATAGGCCTGCGCAGTCAATGGGCAAACCGCATCATCCTTGGTTTTGGTTATCCTTATGGAAACAGCCAGCAAATGCCATTCGTGAAGCAATTTTTTGCAGGCGGTAATAATAGCTTGCGTGGATTTAGAAGCCGTACTGTTGGTCCCGGAACTTCCACACCTGCAAATGCCAACAATCCCCGAATGTTCTTTTTGCCTGATCAATCCGGAGATATAAAACTGGAAATGAATACGGAGTACAGGCCTAAGATTACCAATATTGTAGAAGGAGCTCTCTTTGTAGATGCCGGAAATATCTGGTTGTTCAATGAAGATCCCAACAGGCCCGGGGCAAAATTCTCAGGTAATTTCTTAAAAGAATTAGCGGTGGATGCTGGTGTTGGTGTGCGTTTAGATCTTACGATCCTATTACTAAGAGTTGACGTTGCATGGCCACTAAAAGTACCTTATGCTGCTAAACCGCC
This region of Aridibaculum aurantiacum genomic DNA includes:
- a CDS encoding BamA/TamA family outer membrane protein yields the protein MKMKTNSNSYIHVLALLLLVSVAVGCSTTKTVPDNDALYTGATVKIEETEVPAKQRKALRNSLSGLTRPKPNSKVLGMPIKLWIYNMGSEKGIGGWLRRKFGEPPVLLSQLSLDRNVEVLNSYMENRGFFHVRVSGDTTVKNKKASATYGVVTGPEYQVRNITFPPDSGALGDAIRGTKERSLLKGDVPFNLDLIKGERTRIDVALKEQGFYYFNEDYLLIEADTTVGGNKVDLYLRVKPETAPEARNIYRINDVFIYSNYNLTTAATDTVLRHADKHAGYYVVDSGKIFKPQVFEQMMQFEPGDIYSRKDHNTTLRRLINLGTYKFVKNRFSPLIDSGRHMLNSYYYLTPLPKKSLRAELRGTSKTNNLTGSEITVGWRNRNAFRGAEQLMVNLFAGSEVQISGNFGRSNTFRVGGDVTLSIPRFVIPFLDVRGPGEFVPRTNITAGYELLNRSALYTLNSIRGNYGYTWRESIQKEHQLNPISINYVKPLNVTAEYANRMQQNPTLARIVEQQFILGSTYNYNYNQLANSTNRTGIFFNGLLDVAGNVMGLATGANWKTNDTATLFGTRFSQYLKTELDARYYRQIGLRSQWANRIILGFGYPYGNSQQMPFVKQFFAGGNNSLRGFRSRTVGPGTSTPANANNPRMFFLPDQSGDIKLEMNTEYRPKITNIVEGALFVDAGNIWLFNEDPNRPGAKFSGNFLKELAVDAGVGVRLDLTILLLRVDVAWPLKVPYAAKPPRQDMIINLAIGYPF